A region from the Leptospirillum ferriphilum ML-04 genome encodes:
- a CDS encoding lysophospholipid acyltransferase family protein produces the protein MIRNRNSDGTRIPRFLLNLVAKTFQILPHRKALAMGRGTGDVIRRILPKKAELARRNLEMAYPDLAGTPELEQRVQDVFRHFGMMGAEFLRFPVLTEAWLREHVQVSGLEHVFSLLEQGKGVLAFSAHFGNWELAIKRLALDIPVQIHVVIRRIKDPNVHRFIEEYRERYGGAVSILQDQGPLSIFRLLKKNGIVVTVLDQNAGKGEGVFTPYFGRPACTYSSVARIAIRQNIPLLPVFDARTDLENHQVVLGGPIPPPDLPEERSIQMLTEACTEKIEEMVRKHPSQWIWMHNRWKTKPDEVSTDPVG, from the coding sequence ATGATCCGGAACCGAAATTCTGATGGGACGCGCATTCCTCGATTTTTGTTGAATCTGGTTGCCAAAACCTTTCAGATCCTGCCTCACCGAAAGGCCCTGGCTATGGGAAGAGGCACGGGAGATGTCATTCGACGCATTCTCCCCAAAAAGGCGGAATTGGCCCGGAGAAATCTTGAAATGGCCTATCCGGATCTTGCGGGAACTCCCGAACTCGAGCAAAGGGTTCAGGATGTCTTCCGGCACTTCGGGATGATGGGGGCCGAATTCCTCCGCTTTCCGGTTCTGACAGAGGCCTGGTTAAGGGAGCATGTGCAGGTTTCGGGACTTGAGCATGTTTTCTCCTTGCTGGAACAAGGAAAAGGGGTCCTGGCTTTTTCAGCCCACTTCGGAAACTGGGAGTTGGCGATCAAACGACTGGCTCTCGATATTCCCGTTCAGATTCATGTGGTCATCCGCCGGATCAAAGACCCGAATGTCCACCGATTTATCGAAGAATATCGGGAGCGGTATGGAGGCGCCGTCTCCATCCTCCAGGACCAGGGCCCTCTCTCGATCTTTCGTCTGTTGAAGAAAAACGGGATTGTCGTGACCGTTCTGGATCAGAACGCAGGGAAGGGGGAGGGTGTCTTTACGCCGTACTTCGGCCGTCCGGCATGCACTTATTCGAGCGTGGCCCGGATCGCTATCCGGCAGAACATTCCTCTCCTGCCCGTTTTTGATGCAAGAACTGATTTGGAAAATCACCAGGTTGTACTGGGAGGGCCCATTCCTCCGCCAGATTTGCCTGAAGAAAGGTCTATTCAGATGCTGACCGAGGCATGTACAGAAAAGATCGAAGAGATGGTCCGGAAACATCCTTCCCAATGGATCTGGATGCACAATCGGTGGAAGACGAAGCCTGATGAAGTCTCAACGGATCCTGTGGGTTAG
- a CDS encoding glycosyltransferase family 9 protein, producing the protein METVIENSGNASRRSSNLPVGGSILVVLLGRIGDVIFTLPSVIAIKKARPDIEVDWIVEDRCADLLLDHPVISNRIVFRRSEYQSLVKKKKYRAAFCLLRDLVMTVRKKKYDAVLDFQGLLKSGVLTGLARSPLKLGSPSTYGRMKEGAGLFSKQVSLSDPGLHLIDRHALVVRELLGDVPFTREFFLAFSEEDRNKVEDVLNQKGWGKRISSTADLPLILLHPFASWETRQWPMANFLETAIYFLKKGYRIGVIGGGGESQWNLLAPFRNFLEKTEKSEPDINTKMKFFLGELSLRGTGLLMTRSELVIAEDSGPMHLASALGVRTLGIFGPTDPVRLGPSYPPGSRSIHLDLLCQPCMKRRCPIGTLCMTSLSPEDVIREAEDLLSVPLEKQDRYG; encoded by the coding sequence GTGGAGACTGTCATAGAAAATTCCGGAAATGCATCCCGAAGATCGTCCAATCTTCCTGTCGGGGGTTCCATCCTCGTCGTTCTTCTCGGTCGCATCGGGGATGTCATTTTTACCCTTCCTTCAGTCATTGCCATCAAAAAAGCCCGTCCGGATATCGAGGTCGACTGGATCGTCGAGGATCGTTGTGCAGACCTTCTCCTTGATCATCCTGTGATTTCCAATCGAATTGTATTTCGCCGTTCGGAATATCAATCTTTGGTTAAAAAGAAGAAATATCGTGCGGCGTTCTGCCTTCTCCGGGATCTCGTTATGACCGTGAGAAAGAAAAAATATGATGCGGTTCTTGATTTCCAGGGTCTCCTAAAATCCGGTGTTTTAACGGGACTTGCAAGATCTCCCCTGAAACTGGGGAGTCCGTCCACTTACGGACGCATGAAGGAAGGGGCTGGCCTGTTTTCTAAACAGGTTTCTCTCTCGGATCCGGGACTTCATCTGATCGACAGGCATGCTTTGGTCGTGCGAGAGTTGCTGGGAGATGTCCCTTTCACCCGGGAGTTTTTTTTGGCTTTTTCCGAGGAAGACCGGAACAAAGTTGAAGATGTGCTGAACCAGAAAGGGTGGGGAAAGAGAATCTCGTCGACCGCTGATCTTCCACTCATTCTCCTTCATCCCTTTGCCAGCTGGGAAACGCGTCAGTGGCCGATGGCCAATTTTCTTGAGACGGCGATCTATTTTCTCAAAAAAGGCTATCGGATAGGAGTAATTGGCGGAGGAGGGGAATCTCAATGGAATCTCCTTGCACCTTTCCGAAACTTTCTGGAGAAGACAGAAAAATCGGAACCTGATATAAATACAAAGATGAAGTTTTTCCTGGGAGAATTGTCTCTTCGGGGAACGGGTCTTCTGATGACCCGTTCCGAGCTTGTGATCGCAGAAGATTCCGGACCGATGCATCTGGCGTCCGCCCTGGGGGTTCGAACGCTCGGAATTTTCGGCCCGACTGATCCCGTCCGGCTTGGTCCCTCCTACCCTCCTGGGAGCCGATCGATTCATCTGGATCTTTTGTGTCAGCCGTGTATGAAGAGACGTTGTCCCATCGGAACGCTTTGTATGACCAGTCTTTCGCCGGAGGATGTCATTCGGGAGGCAGAAGATCTTCTCTCCGTTCCATTGGAAAAACAGGACAGATATGGGTAA
- a CDS encoding glycosyltransferase family 2 protein, with translation MRLPLSVCILTYNEEANLSDCLASVRELADEIVILDSGSQDQTSQIAKKFEARFETHPFDDFGAQYNRLFALATHEWILNLDADERLTPELAQSIRDAFSQEEPLRKYQGFSFNRLNYFIGKPIQHSGWSPDPLVRLFRKDSGEMERRKVHVQILVQGNIGTLSGNFLHYTYRSLDSYLQKTIQYARLAAIEMKRNGRKPSLFRLFTHPIAMAFKMYILKKGFLDGKEGIFLAILYSYYTFLKYLYLYYI, from the coding sequence ATGAGACTTCCTCTCTCGGTCTGCATTCTTACATACAACGAAGAAGCCAATTTGTCGGACTGTCTTGCATCGGTCAGGGAGCTTGCAGATGAAATCGTGATTCTGGATTCGGGAAGTCAGGATCAGACCTCCCAAATTGCCAAAAAATTTGAGGCAAGATTCGAAACCCATCCTTTTGATGATTTTGGTGCTCAGTACAATCGACTTTTTGCCTTGGCAACCCACGAGTGGATCCTGAATCTTGATGCCGATGAGCGGCTCACTCCGGAACTCGCCCAATCCATTCGGGATGCTTTTTCACAGGAGGAACCCCTGAGAAAATATCAGGGGTTTTCTTTTAACCGGTTGAACTATTTTATTGGAAAACCGATTCAACATAGCGGATGGTCTCCGGATCCGCTCGTGCGTCTTTTTCGGAAAGACTCTGGAGAAATGGAGCGCCGCAAGGTCCATGTGCAGATTCTTGTGCAAGGAAATATCGGGACCCTTTCCGGAAACTTTCTTCACTATACCTATCGTTCCCTGGACAGCTATCTACAAAAAACGATTCAATATGCCCGTCTCGCTGCCATCGAAATGAAAAGAAATGGCCGCAAACCCTCTCTATTTCGTTTGTTTACGCATCCCATCGCGATGGCATTCAAAATGTATATTTTGAAAAAAGGATTTCTCGATGGGAAAGAAGGGATCTTTCTGGCCATCCTGTATTCCTACTATACGTTTCTGAAGTATCTTTACCTCTATTACATATAA
- a CDS encoding glycosyltransferase family 9 protein — MGKLGSCNRILIIKPSSLGDIVHCFPLVDEIRRSCPGSEVDWVANTEYVSLVKRYPGVRKVLSFPRSKWGKATFFHDLRFFISDLREDSYDAVVDAQGLLRSALIARACRTDVRIGSSEAREGASRFYSHIVYPENRKTIVHAVQKNLRLLGALGLTPRYSSEKLIYDSSDQDRLDRILRQVAPDFSGDFFVLHPGAKRSIKRWPSLYFSNLLDSIHRYFPSIRPVLIGAPEDRSLLEEIDGRTRSKAVLLPGVIPIDLLPLFFEKALFYVGNDSGPLHLAVMAGVPTVSFYGSSTPERTGPFDGGKGNHVVLGDKVPCSPCGDFQKHCDHQSCLVGVTPEAAFSKILSLIPQRNQPSDRVSLNPMARRSA; from the coding sequence ATGGGTAAATTGGGTTCCTGTAACCGCATTTTGATCATCAAGCCCAGTTCATTGGGCGATATCGTGCACTGTTTTCCACTGGTGGACGAAATCCGGAGATCCTGTCCTGGATCTGAAGTGGACTGGGTCGCCAACACTGAATATGTTTCTCTGGTCAAACGTTATCCCGGAGTCCGCAAGGTTCTTTCCTTTCCTCGCTCCAAATGGGGAAAGGCTACGTTTTTTCATGACCTCCGTTTTTTCATTTCGGATCTTCGGGAAGACAGTTATGATGCCGTCGTTGATGCCCAGGGGCTCTTGCGTTCTGCCCTGATCGCAAGAGCCTGTCGTACGGATGTTCGTATCGGTTCCAGCGAAGCCCGGGAGGGCGCTTCCCGCTTTTATTCCCATATTGTGTATCCAGAGAATAGAAAAACAATTGTTCACGCCGTCCAAAAAAATCTTCGTCTTCTGGGGGCTTTGGGTTTAACCCCTCGCTATTCCTCTGAAAAGCTGATCTATGATTCTTCAGATCAGGACCGGCTCGACCGAATTCTTCGACAAGTCGCACCAGACTTCTCGGGTGACTTTTTCGTCTTGCACCCCGGAGCCAAGAGATCGATCAAACGATGGCCTTCTCTCTACTTCTCCAATCTTCTGGATAGCATTCACAGGTATTTTCCGTCCATTCGCCCCGTCCTGATCGGGGCTCCGGAAGATCGTTCCTTGCTGGAAGAGATTGATGGACGTACCCGGTCAAAGGCGGTTCTCCTTCCAGGAGTGATCCCGATTGATCTTTTACCATTGTTTTTTGAAAAAGCTCTTTTTTACGTTGGCAACGATTCGGGACCTCTTCATCTGGCCGTCATGGCCGGTGTACCGACAGTTTCGTTCTACGGATCTTCTACACCGGAGAGGACCGGACCATTCGATGGGGGGAAAGGCAATCATGTAGTTTTGGGGGACAAGGTTCCGTGTTCACCCTGCGGGGATTTTCAAAAACATTGCGATCATCAGAGCTGCCTGGTCGGCGTCACTCCGGAAGCGGCTTTTTCCAAAATTCTCTCATTGATACCTCAGCGAAACCAACCATCGGACAGGGTGTCCTTGAACCCGATGGCCAGGCGATCTGCATGA
- a CDS encoding 3-deoxy-D-manno-octulosonic acid transferase — protein MEEKNVLHGHLFLSLLDTYGELRALTVLADLVVVGGTFDPVGGHSPIDAAAAGIPLVSGPNVDHIREVVQDLSDGGGMIQLPGPDLLSALLLEQMKSPEKREKMGQKNREVFAAQRGALQRTMELLKPFLEEMSPPPKRTDL, from the coding sequence ATGGAAGAAAAGAATGTTCTTCATGGGCACCTCTTTCTCTCCCTTCTGGACACTTACGGAGAATTGAGAGCGTTGACTGTTCTTGCGGATCTTGTTGTGGTCGGCGGAACGTTTGATCCCGTCGGGGGGCACTCCCCCATCGATGCGGCTGCGGCCGGGATCCCTCTTGTCTCTGGGCCGAATGTCGACCATATTCGAGAGGTGGTTCAAGATCTGTCCGACGGGGGGGGGATGATACAATTGCCGGGCCCGGACTTGCTTTCAGCTCTTCTGCTGGAACAGATGAAAAGTCCGGAGAAGAGAGAGAAAATGGGGCAGAAAAACCGGGAGGTTTTTGCTGCACAACGGGGAGCTCTCCAGCGGACGATGGAGCTTCTAAAGCCGTTTTTGGAAGAGATGTCTCCTCCCCCAAAGAGGACAGATTTGTGA
- a CDS encoding glycosyltransferase family 9 protein: MFQNEKDGSFFNPIDVQTDPRDFDGRIFHLLGQGLGDTVNAFRIVSALQSIFPYSKQVLYCDQRWREFLPPGTPWTVHWYPEALDPRHPERGVVSPYQDSLREILSVANRSDRLGYYSYLLPDQLARGESTQETIARKLGLSDFISEFRPLVHVSPLDWEKADKILKHHGLETGRFFTMAPHTWPDKSWKTENFEELGKTVWEEFGFKSVILGLPELKTPSFEGAVPVFGIPLPVVAAIIAQSRLFIGLDSGLSHVAAGFDIPLVVLYSQGKIPAFEIRVHSPYADYILEQIPGRPIEVSTVLNVLRSHMKRTSKSILKPPVCPACGRTMQYVIEALDEELNRRCFCGTQFLEKWGRDWGNPSTKAKTQMEDKQKRGNELHFSENPKKPDNEKQIFWKNVERINHHRWSKRITLKSPYTPLLMADLERPSEQSIFFSLDGIFYFLRRSGLQILSVKHAETFDREKELTLHIEFSKEHFPTKRILIPWGKGTLYLKCMGDYFTYFSWQSWATSIRWTGLPKRVYEWGKKEDAVRVARTVFRMDPSFKTAKYWLRYLWLSFWNIIKAG, encoded by the coding sequence TTGTTTCAAAATGAAAAAGATGGATCTTTTTTTAACCCCATTGATGTTCAGACGGATCCACGTGATTTTGATGGACGTATTTTCCATCTTTTGGGCCAAGGTCTTGGGGATACCGTGAATGCATTCCGGATCGTCTCTGCTCTGCAATCCATTTTCCCTTACTCCAAACAGGTCCTTTATTGTGATCAAAGATGGAGAGAATTCCTTCCTCCCGGGACTCCATGGACAGTTCATTGGTATCCTGAGGCCTTGGACCCCCGGCATCCCGAAAGGGGAGTTGTCTCACCCTATCAAGATTCGCTGAGGGAAATTCTTTCTGTTGCTAATAGAAGTGATCGGTTGGGGTACTATTCTTACCTTCTTCCCGACCAGTTGGCACGGGGAGAGTCAACACAGGAGACGATTGCTCGAAAACTGGGTTTGTCAGACTTTATCTCCGAATTTCGACCGCTTGTCCATGTCTCGCCTTTGGATTGGGAAAAAGCCGACAAAATTCTGAAGCATCATGGACTGGAAACAGGTCGTTTCTTTACCATGGCTCCACATACTTGGCCGGACAAATCCTGGAAAACCGAAAACTTTGAAGAGCTTGGGAAAACGGTTTGGGAAGAGTTTGGTTTCAAAAGTGTCATTTTGGGATTGCCGGAGCTCAAAACGCCATCATTTGAAGGGGCAGTTCCTGTTTTTGGAATACCCTTGCCGGTTGTGGCGGCTATCATCGCACAATCCCGTCTTTTTATCGGTCTTGACTCAGGGCTTTCCCATGTGGCCGCGGGGTTCGATATTCCTCTCGTTGTTCTTTATTCTCAGGGAAAAATTCCTGCTTTTGAAATTCGTGTTCATTCTCCTTATGCGGATTACATTCTGGAGCAGATTCCTGGAAGACCGATTGAAGTGAGTACAGTGTTGAACGTTTTGCGTTCTCATATGAAACGAACCTCCAAATCAATATTGAAGCCTCCTGTTTGTCCCGCCTGTGGGAGGACAATGCAATACGTGATAGAAGCGTTAGATGAGGAACTGAACCGAAGATGTTTTTGTGGAACCCAGTTTTTGGAAAAATGGGGGAGGGATTGGGGCAATCCTTCTACGAAGGCCAAGACTCAGATGGAGGACAAACAAAAAAGAGGCAATGAGCTTCATTTTTCAGAAAATCCGAAAAAACCAGACAATGAGAAGCAAATATTCTGGAAAAACGTTGAACGCATTAACCACCATAGATGGAGTAAAAGGATTACCCTCAAATCTCCTTATACTCCATTATTAATGGCTGACCTTGAACGACCTTCCGAACAGTCCATCTTTTTTTCCCTGGACGGGATATTTTACTTTTTAAGGCGCTCAGGTCTGCAAATCCTGTCTGTCAAACACGCAGAGACTTTTGACAGGGAAAAGGAGCTCACCCTGCATATTGAATTTTCAAAAGAACATTTTCCGACGAAACGAATTTTGATACCTTGGGGGAAGGGGACATTGTATCTGAAGTGTATGGGGGATTATTTCACCTATTTTTCTTGGCAGTCTTGGGCAACGTCCATCAGATGGACTGGTTTGCCAAAAAGGGTCTATGAATGGGGGAAGAAAGAGGATGCTGTCCGTGTGGCCCGAACCGTTTTCCGGATGGATCCGTCTTTCAAAACAGCAAAGTACTGGCTTCGGTACCTCTGGTTATCTTTCTGGAATATCATTAAAGCCGGATAA
- a CDS encoding glycosyltransferase family 2 protein — MNVQEPFVLDLVVPIHGNLPLNRLFFETLLQNTRSRFRLFVIDNHSPDESGDYFRQQKGDGFEVTVIQNNVNRCYPVSMNQGIALTSSPVVGLLNNDILVGPEWDLPLVEFLLAGKGDIASPIGLEHLPERSLEEFLFYRWKLILKKNYSPDPFLNYQKKIQAMYGDFSIFSRQITRKFQNSAFPGIMGHCHLVSRFLLDKIHGLDVRLQAADWDLYLTAAQMVDQGILRTLPMILGSSWVHHFIRATDRKKEKEPFLCEHPPHWSPEAKWGVEAIRNYWPFLEQRPGFRKSPIRSLSKWLIKNKAKYYLKNPNICELLSWNID, encoded by the coding sequence ATGAATGTTCAGGAACCCTTTGTTCTCGATCTTGTCGTTCCCATTCACGGGAACCTTCCTCTGAACCGCCTCTTTTTTGAAACTCTCCTCCAGAATACGCGCTCCCGCTTCCGTCTGTTTGTCATCGACAACCATTCTCCGGATGAATCAGGAGACTATTTCCGGCAACAAAAAGGGGACGGATTTGAGGTGACCGTTATTCAAAATAACGTCAATCGTTGTTATCCCGTTTCCATGAACCAGGGAATTGCCTTGACGAGTTCTCCCGTTGTTGGACTTTTGAACAACGATATCCTTGTGGGACCCGAATGGGACCTTCCTCTTGTCGAATTTCTGCTTGCCGGAAAAGGGGATATTGCCAGTCCGATCGGTCTTGAGCATCTTCCTGAGAGATCCCTGGAGGAATTCCTTTTTTACCGATGGAAGCTGATCTTGAAGAAAAACTACTCTCCCGATCCCTTTCTGAATTATCAGAAAAAAATTCAGGCTATGTATGGAGATTTTTCAATTTTTTCCAGACAGATAACCAGGAAGTTTCAGAATTCTGCCTTTCCCGGGATTATGGGGCATTGCCATCTGGTGTCACGATTCCTTTTGGACAAGATTCATGGGCTGGATGTTCGTTTACAGGCAGCGGACTGGGATTTGTATCTGACTGCTGCCCAAATGGTCGACCAGGGAATCCTCCGAACGCTTCCCATGATATTGGGGAGTTCCTGGGTCCATCATTTCATACGAGCGACAGATCGCAAGAAGGAAAAGGAGCCATTTTTGTGCGAGCATCCACCGCACTGGTCACCGGAAGCAAAGTGGGGAGTAGAAGCTATTCGGAATTATTGGCCATTTTTGGAGCAACGGCCAGGGTTTCGAAAATCGCCAATACGGAGTCTTTCAAAATGGTTGATCAAAAATAAGGCAAAATACTATTTGAAAAATCCAAATATTTGTGAACTTCTTTCCTGGAATATCGATTAG
- the lpxK gene encoding tetraacyldisaccharide 4'-kinase, whose product MIPRPWLSPFSLAYAGGLYLWEEGYRRGILSTKKLSIPVIGVGSIMVGGAGKTPATICILESLIRMGLSPGVLTRGYGRRKENAEPFLFRSGDNLSPERVGDEPAMMAERFPETLFCISRDRAIGGTFLETAGVDVVLLDDGFQSLELHQDLRVVILPSEVPSGGPGSVFQLLPAGNLRDFPSRLKEADVLVNVRESWRKEDYDKEFTPQEKWTSFCGREAVILEATIKPSGVEKNLEEIRRTHQSRELAVVLVSGIARPRRFFHMVESLNHTILGHLTLPDHVRYSPDVLLKIELWVKKIEKKTGRAIEKILVTEKDWVKLSRQNDLDPRIQPIGIRMGWKEDRPWADILSRKFGWKI is encoded by the coding sequence GTGATTCCCCGTCCCTGGCTGTCTCCTTTTTCCCTGGCCTATGCCGGAGGGCTTTATCTATGGGAGGAAGGCTATCGCCGGGGGATATTGTCCACGAAGAAACTGTCGATTCCGGTGATCGGAGTCGGAAGCATCATGGTGGGAGGGGCCGGTAAAACACCGGCCACTATCTGTATTCTGGAATCCCTAATCCGCATGGGGTTGTCTCCAGGGGTTCTGACCCGTGGGTACGGACGAAGAAAGGAAAACGCGGAGCCCTTTCTGTTTCGCTCGGGGGACAATCTCTCCCCCGAAAGAGTCGGTGACGAACCGGCCATGATGGCCGAACGATTCCCGGAAACCCTTTTCTGCATCAGCCGTGACAGGGCGATCGGCGGAACATTTCTGGAAACCGCGGGTGTGGACGTTGTTCTTCTCGACGACGGGTTCCAGTCCCTGGAGTTGCATCAGGACCTGAGGGTCGTGATCTTGCCTTCCGAGGTGCCATCGGGAGGGCCGGGTTCTGTCTTTCAGCTTCTTCCCGCGGGGAATCTTCGGGACTTTCCCTCGCGGCTCAAGGAAGCGGATGTTCTGGTGAACGTCCGGGAATCCTGGAGGAAAGAGGATTACGATAAAGAGTTTACTCCCCAAGAAAAATGGACGTCGTTTTGTGGTCGAGAGGCTGTTATTCTGGAAGCGACAATCAAACCCTCCGGGGTTGAGAAGAACCTGGAAGAGATTCGAAGGACTCACCAGTCTCGGGAACTTGCTGTCGTTCTGGTGTCTGGTATCGCCCGTCCCCGACGTTTTTTTCACATGGTGGAATCCCTGAACCATACAATTTTGGGACATCTGACCCTTCCGGATCATGTCCGTTATTCGCCGGATGTTCTTCTGAAAATAGAACTATGGGTGAAGAAGATCGAAAAAAAAACAGGCCGGGCGATCGAAAAGATACTGGTTACAGAAAAAGACTGGGTCAAGCTTTCCCGACAGAACGATCTGGATCCTCGAATCCAGCCTATAGGCATTCGAATGGGGTGGAAAGAAGATCGGCCTTGGGCCGATATTCTCTCTCGCAAGTTCGGATGGAAGATATGA
- a CDS encoding 3-deoxy-D-manno-octulosonic acid transferase has product MEVSSGKILFHVASLGEANAATPLIRKLSESFPLVLTATTVTGREALKKNFPLLPVSLAPIDLPDLWIPFLKSRQIQKILLFETEIWPSMLLCAMRLGIPAGIVNARLSTRGFRRMSRFRFLFSRLFGSLKTVVVQSGEDLERFRTLGVPKQDVHLAGNLKWDIPDPLKGGTDSSLLSEWVQRAEKIWGSENRRPFRLLLSSIHPEETKRILTAIEKGVPYPLFLHVLIAPRHLERLPEFRSFLPKSLLVQDRHDFFFHGRKECSSWAPLSLPSGHLRRIESVDCSCGSCCGRRNV; this is encoded by the coding sequence ATGGAAGTCTCTTCGGGGAAGATTCTTTTTCATGTGGCCAGTCTGGGAGAGGCGAATGCGGCAACTCCCCTGATCCGGAAACTTTCAGAATCTTTCCCCTTGGTCCTGACGGCAACGACGGTGACCGGACGGGAGGCGTTAAAAAAAAACTTTCCCTTACTCCCGGTGTCCCTGGCTCCGATCGATCTTCCGGACTTATGGATCCCTTTTCTGAAAAGTCGGCAGATTCAGAAAATCCTGCTTTTTGAGACGGAGATTTGGCCTTCAATGTTACTGTGTGCCATGCGCCTCGGGATTCCGGCAGGGATTGTCAATGCTCGCCTGTCGACGAGAGGGTTCCGGCGGATGAGCCGGTTCCGTTTTTTGTTTTCCCGGCTTTTTGGATCTCTGAAAACGGTCGTGGTGCAATCCGGAGAAGATCTTGAACGATTCCGGACGCTGGGAGTTCCCAAACAGGATGTACATCTCGCCGGAAATCTCAAATGGGACATCCCCGATCCACTGAAAGGCGGCACTGACAGCTCTCTCCTTTCCGAATGGGTTCAGAGGGCTGAGAAAATTTGGGGGAGTGAGAATCGAAGACCTTTTCGATTGTTGTTGTCGTCCATTCATCCGGAGGAGACGAAACGAATTCTGACGGCGATTGAAAAAGGGGTTCCCTACCCGCTTTTTCTTCATGTACTGATCGCTCCCCGTCACCTGGAGCGTCTTCCGGAATTCCGGTCTTTTCTGCCGAAAAGTCTTTTGGTGCAGGATCGGCACGATTTTTTTTTTCATGGAAGAAAAGAATGTTCTTCATGGGCACCTCTTTCTCTCCCTTCTGGACACTTACGGAGAATTGAGAGCGTTGACTGTTCTTGCGGATCTTGTTGTGGTCGGCGGAACGTTTGA